The sequence TTTGAAGTGTAAGCAGGGCCCGACCTGTCCTTCCGGGCACACAGCATCTGGGCTGCATACCACATGGAAGGGCAGTGTTAGACCCACAAGGTTGGCACCCCAGCAGGGATGGAGATGGTTTCAGCAGTCCACTGAACCTGAGAGCCTACTACCATGGGACAGGGGATTGTGGTGAAAAGATCTCTGCCCTGGAGTCAGGCTGGGTGGCATAGTCTGACCTGACCACCAGCTGCATGGCCTTGGACAACTCCCTTAACCTTGATCCTGAATGCTGGTCCATAAATTGGAGTGATAGGGCCTCCTGCTCAGGGGTGTGGAGAAGATGAAATTAAATGAAGTGAAAGCTTCTTTGCAAAGTGCTGTGCACACATGAGAGGCTACTCCTAGTCCTGGCCAAGGCAGGCTGGGATGGGGGccagaagaagggaaaggaaTGAGATGGCACGGGTATCAGCCCAGGGAGGCTGGAGGCCTGGGCTCCACATCTTGGGCAGACTCTGAGCATCTCTGGGCTGCGGATTCCAGGTCAGCCCAGTGTGTGCTGTGCCCCTAACCAACCCTGGCCCCAAACCAGGCCCCACGCACTGGCAGTTGGAGGGCACATCAGTGAAGACCCGGAGCAGGAACTCGCCCGTGTGGCCTGGCTCGAAGGTGGTGGGGATGATGACATAGCGGCCCTCAGGCTGGTCAGTACGCAGGAAGACACTGCGTGAGTTGATGTAGATGGAGCTGGCGGCCTGATGCTGAAGGCTGTGCATGCGGTACTGGCGGTTCTCTTCCACCTGCCGAGAGAGGAGAGGGCTGGGCCACACAGAGCCCCACCCTGCTCCACCTCAATCCATCCCACTTTTCTCTCTCACCATCAAGCAAAGGGTGATAAGTCCATTTTTATGACATGTTCAGGATAGGGAAATCTACAAAGACtgaaagtaggttagtggttgcctaggactTTGGGGGAAGAAGAATAGGGAGACTGGATGGTAATGGCTAAGAggcacagggtttctttttgaggtgatgaaactgTCCTAAAATTCactgtgatggttgcacaactctgaatatattaaaagccactgaattgtacacattaaaTTGGTGAATTATGTCTCAATAAAGATATTTTTCAAAAAGAGGAGATAAGAATCCCTCTGGTGACAATGTCCATGGGGTTCCCAAGTGTCATAACAGAACCAAACATCATGATCTGCCCAAGTCACAGCATGTATCTGTGAAATGACATCACTTGCTATCTGGACATTCTAGACAATCCCAAAAATAAGTGCCCTGATACTCTATAGTCACATTACTGAAGGTCATGAAACATCAAAGTCACAACAAAGTGTCACAACATGTCAGAACACAATGAATGTTCCAGCATACTGATGTGAACAAATTGTCGGCACATGATGGGAAACATCAAATGCCAGGAACTCAACATGGGCCAGGCACCAGGCACATTCACACGATTTCATTAGAAGCCTGGTGTCAGAGAGGCATATGGTGTCCTGCTATGCCAGGACTTCACCACATGCTGGCTGCCACAACATGTGGAAGGCTTCAGGTCCCAGGCCAGGGGGACTGGCCAGTGGTGAGCCTTCCTGGCTCCACCCAGGAACGCCCCACCCTTGTGCCCAGCAAGGCCTGCAGTGGGGCTTCATGTGGCTTCAGGAGCACAGAGAGACCTTGGAGAAGGGGGAAGCCAGGGAGCCCACCTGATACCCAGGACCTCCCAGGAACTACTCTGGCCACAAGCAATCCCCCTTCCTCATTCACCAAGCAACTCAGGCCTGCAGGTTTGGGGCAGAAAGAAATCAGGCTGAGAGCTACCAAAGAAGCCAGATGCAGGCTCCTCTGTGGGCCCACATCACAGCATCCCCATGGTTTCAGTCAATGCAGTAGAGAGTGCTGGGGTGATGTCAGTGTCTATGATGCTCTAGAGTGTTCCCCTCCAGGCCTGGGTAGCCCAAACTCCAGCCCCCTCACTTTCCTCACCCAGAGCAGGGATCCCAGCTGGCCTCACCTTGTAGACGTTGAAGCCAATGGCCAGGTTCTCACCCTTGCCCTCCCGGCGGGTGGACCGCCTTGGCCGCTGCTGGATGCAGATTAGTACCTCATCCTCTGGTTTCTTGATATCGAAGATGTACTGCAGGCACGGCATAGGAAGGAGAGACACTATAGTGAGGCCACCGTGAAGATGGGCTTACGGGCTTCTGGAAGCTGGGACTCCAGAGCCAGACCTTAGATGAGCCACTTCCGGGGCAAATCATAccccctctctgagccccagttccTTCTAAGAGCCTAACAGTTCCTACGCCTCATGAGAgctgtgaggattcaatgagatgATGGGTGCTTAGCTCTGTGCTGGCACACAACTGATGCTCAATAAAGGCACACCAACCAGCTGTCCCCATTCGGGCTGAGGACTAAGCAGCTGCCATGGGTCATGACCAAGGAAACTGCAGGGGAGAGGTCCCTGTGGGGGAGCCCAGCCTGACCAAGTTCCCCAAGAAGGAGCGGTATTGTGCCGACGTGGAAAAAGGGGTTTGAGATTCCAGCTCAGCCTCTAGATAGTCATGTAGGTCTGGACAAGATACTCATTAGtccctttgagcctcagtttccccattttttttaCCATCTGAAAGCCAGATCATGGGGTTGGAGGCTACATGACCACAGAGATGGGATCGATGCGCTCATCCAACCCCCACTGCACAGACGGCCCAAGGAGGGACAGGGATGTGCCAAGGTCATGCAGGAGATGGTGGCAGGATAGCAGCAAGGGCCCAGGCAGCTGCTCAAGGACTTGGGAGGTAGGGTCCCCAAGAACACCCACCTGTGGGTTCTGAAAGAAGGTGTTCCTGTGGTTGATGCAGCCCCCGCTGCGGTTCAGCTGTGGGTCCTCGTGCTTTGTCCAGGTGCCGCGCAGCTGGGCCTCCTCCCACGTCTTGTGGATGCTCAGGTGGGACGTGTTGATCAGGCGGCACTTGATGATGTCGGTGAAGTATCGGCACACATCCTCAAAGGTCATCCTGGGCACGGGAAGGAGCTGAGCAGAGCAGGTCACCCCAGCCCACCCTTCGCTCGTTCTACATGCTCTAAACCAGAGCTCACACAGAGCAGCGAGCGTGGACATACCGTCACACAGACCCTCAGcctctcttggcctcagtttcctcctttgtaaaatgaggatgcaTCTCACAACAACTGCCTCCCACACGGAATTAGTGCAGGAATTAAGTAATTGAATAGAAGCATTAGTGCCACTTCCGACAGACGGAATGTGCTTGGCAAAGGCTGGTTGTCATAATTATTAATAGCATTAATAACTAATGTTATTAAGTGTGTTTCCATCCACTATCTTCCACAGCTGTTGTGAGCTGGAAGAAGTTGATGGGTGGGAGCCCCTTGGTAGACATACTGGAGTGGGCCAGGGTGTCATTATGGTCACTGCATGCTGTGTACCTGTCACTGCctgggtgggggaagggggagtCGATTAAGAGCAAATATATATGAGGAAGGACTCAGGAAGAAGCCCTTTCCACAGACAAGGGccttcttttattttgttgttgttgagcatatGTACAGCAAGACAAGGGCTTTCTACTGCTATGTTCTAATTCAACTGATCCTTAAACCAAACTGGACAAAGCGATGCTGCTCACAGGAGGCCAGAGCCAGAGGGCCTGGATGGCTCCCCTGATGCCTTTGGAAGGGCTCCTAACTGGGGTGCCAGGGTCACTATCATTTGATCCTGGGTCTTCCCTGGGTTGTGGGAATTTGCAGGGCCCCCATGGCATCCAGTACACATAGGGTGTCTCGTGCCCCTCCAGAAGTCACCATATTTTCTGTTCCTGAAGACTGACACTGAGCCTCAGTGAAGGCTGAATGAATacaggaatgaatgaatgcagaaatgaacaaatgaatgcagcagtgAATGCAGGCTGAATAAATACAGGAATGAGTGAATGCAGGAATGACTATCAGGTTCTTCAATCCAAGCTGCTGCCAACTTCTGAGCCCACTTCCCATCCATGCACCCCCTCCCAAACCCACGTGTGCTCTCTCACCTCTGGAATGGGTCTCTCTCCTTGCCCATCCAGGGGCTATCCTGTGCCCTACGTCTCGGTTCAGGAAGTATCTCCTCTATGAGGCCTTCTCTTCTTTCCTACCCTCACCCCAAGTATCAGGCTGCCCAGTGTGCCCTTGCCCTCTGGTCAATTCCCTACCTGCTGGCATCCTGGCCTACTCGTCAAGGGTTCAGCTCTGGGCCAGAGAAGGGACAGAGAAGACTATGGGGGATGAATGGGTCCATCACTGCCcaactcattttacagaggaggaagctAAGACTCAGAGACATGGTGTGACTTatccaaggccacacagtaaGTTGGTGATGGAGCATTTGCTAGGGCTCTGGCTCCCAATTCCCCATGTGGTGCTCCCTCTGGGGGCTTCCCTGCTAGGCCCACAGGAGGCTCCTCCCTCAGGCTGGACACCCAGGACCAGCACACTCACCAGAACTCGCCATCATCCTGCACGGTCACGCCCATCTTCTCCCGCTCACTCTTGCTCACTTTCTGCCACTCCTCTGATCTGGTATGCAAGGGCCAGGGGAGGAGAGGGAGCGGGTAAGAGGAGGGGCCCTACCAGGACCACCCTGGCAAGGGTGAGGAGGTACCAGAGACAGCTCAGCCCACGCCTTCatctgtgtgtgggtgtggtCTAGGGCACAGGGCCATGCACTGTCCCTCAGAGAAACCCCATCTGCCCACTCCCCCAGGTAACCATGGGCAACCACCATGTAGGCAGGGGGTGAGGGGGACATGACCCCCATTGGAGAGGGCCTGGGCTCCCTCCTCTCCTAGCCTCATCCAGGGCCTTGGGCTGAGCACAGAACATCACACCCATTCACATATCCCTCAttgcctcccttcctccttccctcccccactcaCTTTCCGGGCAGGTCTCTAAGTTCCCTACAGGAATAGAGCTCATCCCCATCTCCAGGCCTCTGCGCATGCTGAATCCATCACCACACACCCACTCCAAAGTAAATCACCTTTCTCTCTTCCtaacatcttcctcccacaaatccttcaaggcccagccctggtgtcacctcctccaggaagcccactcATTCTAAGCAAGCCCTCGTACTGGGGCCCACCATGGGGCCCACCGGTCTAGAGTGTGCCCTGCGCCTGCACCACCTCCCCACCCTGGGCCTCACGTGTCACTCCAGGGCCCGTTCCACTCCCGCTCGCCCCAAGGGTTGCGCAGGCGGATCATGTCTAGCTTCTCTGACTTGAAGAAGGCCAGCAGGCCGTGGCCCAGGTGCACTTTCCGCACATCGGTGATGGCATATGCATGGCCCTTCACCAGGCCGCACGCCAGGCGGGCCTCCATGTCAGCCGCTGTCACTGCCTGCAGGAGGACACAGGTACTCAGAAGGCAGGGCTGGGCTGGAACCCAAAGGTGGGCCTGGCAAGAACACCACCCTCTACAGTACAGGAAGGGAACCGCAGCTCCACACAAAGGTGAGGCCTTGCTCCTCTGACTGGGGACTGCTCAGCATTCTCAGCCCTTTACAAGCCCGTCACAGGGCAGCGTTCTGGTAAAGGAAGGTACCTGCAGTGGGGTCAGCCCAGTGGTGTGTTGGAGCCAGCTTGCACTCACTTAGATAAGTAAGGTGAATACCCAGGAATTTTGCGAGCTGGCTGGTAGCTTGATATCAACCATGGTGGAAGCACTTACCCCACAGAAATCagtaaatgctacaaatcagggcttttttCCCCCTAGAGCTGGTTTATCAACACACCACTGGGTCagccagacctgggttcaaattctgcctTCACTGAGCCCCAGCTTTATCATCCCAACCATGGCAATTAATGAGCTACAATGACCTTCATGAAGCACCCAGCCCTGTGCTGGCCTGCAGAAGGgactccctcccttctctcagcTGCCCCTTGGCTTCCGATGCCTCAAACCTTGATTGAGGGACCCTCAGATGAGCAGACACCCATCACCCCAGTGCAACAGGGCTGGAAAAGGAGGGTGTTGGCCAAACGGTGTGGGGATGGGATTTCACAGCATAAGGGGTCAGGGCGGGGGCCAAGTGTCTGGATTTATGAGCCAACTTGGGGCTGGGCTCAGCCTGGGGTGAGACAGCCACCTCCCACCCCAGTCAAGGTTGGTGAAGGGGAGGGATGCCTCTGAGGCCGCTCACCTTGATGGAGGCACTGATGAGGCCTCCCCGGCTGTGCACCTTCAACATGCGCTCGAAGAGCTCGTTCCTCTTGGCCTCATCATTGGCGAAGTCATCCTCGGTCAGGTCGATGGGCTCAGAAACGCCACCTGTGAAGTCTACCAGCGCATCAGCTGTGTTGCCTCCATCCAGAGCCTGGTAACAGCCTGCCAGCCTGGGGAGCAACATGAAAAGAACTCCTAGCTCATGCCCCTCAGCCCGTCTAAGACCTTCACCTTATAGGGAAGATTTTTGACTCAGAGAGGTCAAGCaaattgcccaaggccacacagcaggtCACAGCAGAGCTCACACTAGAACCGAGATCTCTGACTCCCAGGTAAACATCTATCCCGCTGAGCCACACCATTTTATTGCTCAAATTCCCCTCAGCCTTAGTGGCCCCATCTTCAAAAATCAGTCATCCAACAATCTAGCAATTCTTTTCACAAGCATTAAAAACTCAGATTTCTTTTGACCCATCAATTCTGAATAAGTAGCATCATTTATAACAATGTAAAAGTGGAAATAGCCTAGATATTTAACAACAgggaattgttttaaaaaataccactGCTTCTATACTCTGGAACGTCATGCGGCCATCGGGAAAGCACTGTAAGAGTCCTGTGAAAAGGCTAATAATGCCTGGTTGTTATGTTCACAAAAGAAATACAGTAGGATTCCAACTAccttaaaaattcatttttgaaACTATGTATTAAACATCTGCTATGCACAACattaaagagccttggtggcacaatgattaagcgctcagctgctaacccacccagcaactcctcgGGAGGAAGACCtagggatctgctcctgtaaagatcaccttctaggaaactgtatggggcaattctactctgtcacatgggatcactaggagtcagaattgactggacagcacctcaAGACAATAACATGTTAGCAGCTGGGGACACAGCTGTGTCGTCTTGTTTAAGCAAGTAGGAAACAGGTTGGCGTCTTCAAGGTATACTGCTGAATGTAAATGTAAGAAGCAAAATGGGCTACAGAACCCAATCTATTTTTGTGAATTAAAAACGTatgcacacaaaacaaaaatacaggttTTGCAAGGTCACCTGCAAACAAAAAGATGCATCAAAGATCTTAACGGAGTTGACAGTGGTCGGGGAGGGGTGGAGAAGAGGCACAGGGTGCAAAAGGAGGAAATAGAGATAAAGAGCAGGGCTGGGGCCTTGGGTGGAGAGTGGTGATGCTGGTCATGAATTGAGGACCCCGATGGACTCAGATGGCCCAAAACAGGGAAGGGACTGGAAGAATATgcagaagtatggaagacagtgATTACCTTCTTcatgtttttctatattttccgaATTTGCTATAACAGATAAATATtcgttttataatttaaaaagtaaataaacacaataaaccaaaaaaccaaacccagtgccatcaagtcaattccgactcatagcggccctataggacagagtagaactgccccatagagtttccaagaagcgcctgacagattcaaactgccgaccctttggttagcagctgtagcacttaaccacaatatattaaattatattcaaTATAAAAGACATATttataaaagtatatataaataaataaaatataatttaaaaaacaaaaaaacacacaactCCACCGGGCATCAGCTGACCCAGAGAGATAGAAGAGGCGCTGCACCAGGGACCATGAAAAGTCAGTGGCCACCAGGGGGCGGGTTTTACTTTCCTGAGATTAAACCAGCCAacaatgtttttcttggtttgtttttgatGCTGGGagtttctaattttgttttaccttttcttttcacgtgtgcacacacacacacacattttcccaAAGAAGATGGACAGATGAGCCTGGGAGGAGGAATGGGATATGGTTTCCATGAAGCCAACTGGGCTGGTCTTCGCTCCCACGGGCCCTCCTGTCCCAGGCCTTCCCCCGCCCTGCAGGGGCCTGGGCAGACCACTCTGCCTGGAGCTGTCCACAGCTCAGCCAACCTTTGCTCATGcccactctgtgccaggctctgtgatgGGCACTGGAGAACAGGGTCTGGCACAGAGCAGGAGAGGGGTCAGCAAAGTGAGAATAGATGGCAGACAGGTAGACAATCGGGCAGGTAGactgatggatgggtagatgacaGGAGGCCCAGTAAGCAGGAAGGGTAGCCATGTGGTCCACCTTCCACAGCTGAGGCCCAAGCTcagagttacctctgagtagactcaaaggGTTCCAGTGGGGGTTGGCAGCTTGGATCTTTGGGAAAGAAGCACAAACCTGATTGTGAGCACTTGCTTGGCCCCCTGGCTACCTGCGGGACACCcacctgtctgagcctcagtcttctcatctgtaaacggAAGTCACAAGGCCTCCCCTCATGCATTGGTTGTGGGGATTTGAtaccatctactttttttttttaactcagaggGCCTTCAGTCCAGGCCTCTGCCCCATGCAGCAGGGGTCAGCTGGCTGTGCCCTTGGTGCCCAGACTCTGAGCCCACTGTATGTCTTTGCACCAGCCCCTCATCTTTCTGGGCCTGGGAGCCCTGGCTAAAGGAGTATGCATACTGAACCCCTCAGCAGcactgcccacccacccaccccaccagCACCAATACCTACTTGGCATAGGCCTTCTCTACCAGGGCACACCAGAACTCATTGAGGGAGCTGGAGTGGCAGTAGATGAGCTGGTTGTTGACCGTGGGCAGTCGGTCATCAATGACCACATCCACCCACTCCCCGAAGCGCCAGAAGTGGAAATGGAAGATGCCCGCGTAGGCACTGGGCTTCTCAGGGTCCCACTCCTGCTCCTTCCAGTCTGGGATGACCtggacagggaggggagacaggaagGAGACATATTGAGAGGCAGGTCTGGCTTCCTGAGGAAATGGGAGTACAAGCCTCTGGGGAATCAAAATGGAGAGGAATACTGGATTCAATTCTTGTCTCTGCCATGAACCAACCTGGAACCTGGAGCAGATCCTTCTCACCTCTGGGTTTCAGTTTCCCCAGCTCGGCAGTGGTTATAGGATTCCCCAGGCTTCTCTAACTCTATCACTCTAAGATTCTATGAGCTTTCTCACGCCTCCCTCTGTATCTTCCTCCCTCAGAGATGTATCCACATCCATCACCAGTCCCCAGCCAGTTGAACAGAGCAACCACCCACCCCGTCTGACTCAAGCCTGAAGCCGGCAGCACACTggcctcctcccttccttctctccacccagtCGGGCCCACCCTAACTCCCACATTCTTCTGAAACTCATCTCTTCTCCTCCATCCACTGGCACCACCCTGACCCAACCTCCATCGCCTCGCCCCGACACTATAACAGCTTCCGGCTACTACATCTGCCCTTGCTCCTCTCCGTCCCTGACAACAGCAGGGTGATCTTTCAGACAAGCAATGTGATCATCTCGTGGCTCTGGAAAATAGGATCCAAACCCTTAATGTGCTCTGGCCCTAGCCCGCACCTCCCCAGCCTCAtttctctactttgtcctacCCCAGCCTCTATCCCCTGCTCCCTGCTCTAGGTTCTTTCCCTGGTCAGAACTTCATACctgctcttcctcttcctcttcaccCAGCTAGCTCCTACTCATCCTTTAgggtcccttcctcctcctccaggaagtcctcCCTGACTCTTCAAACTAGGCCAGGTCCTCTGTCCACTAATCTCATGGCACCTTCATCCCAAATACAATTACTGTGTGATGTGGTGTTCAACATCTGTCACTATCACTGGAACTGTCAGCTGTCTGAGAGCAGGGACCCATCAGTCTTGGCCACTGCTATACACCCAGCACCTAGCGCAAAGAGGGTGCTTGatggaatgaataaattaataggTGCTGATTGGGACTCTAATGTTAACTATTATTTATGAGCATTTTGAAAATGCCGGGTACCACATGCCATgggttttctcatttaattctcacttcAACCCTGTGAGTAGATTACTATTAtccatccctgttttacagatgagaaaactgaggctcagagagggaaagtaacttttccagggtcacacagctagaaaatggGAAGccaggtgttatgggttgaattgtatccccccaaaagatatgttgaaatcctaatcctTGGTTCCTATGAATGCAACCTTCTTTGAAATCTTTCAAGATGTTATTAGGTAAGTTAAGATGAAGTCGTACTGGAgtagaaaacccaaaccaaacccattgccatcaagtcgattctgactcacagcaaccctacaggacagtggaattgcctcaaagggtttccaaggctgctatCTTTACAGgcgctgactgccacatctttcctggtggagcatctggtggatccgaaccggcgacctttcagttagcagctgagcgctttaaccaccgtaccaccagagctcctttactgGAGTAGGGCGGGTCCTGGCATAacaaagtagggtgggtcctactccaaaatgactggtgtccttataaaaagaggagaaactcagagagacacagggggaagatggccacatgaagacagaggcagattgGAGTTATGTTGCCATAAACCAAAGAATACCTGGGGGTGCCAGAACTGGGAGagataagaaaggatcttcccctacagcctttggagagagcatgaccctgccaccaccctgatttcagacttctagcctctagaactgtgagacaataaaattgttgttttcaaaaaaacgaccagacttactgacctgacagagactggagagaccccaagagtatggcccccggacacccttttagctcagtaatgaagtcactcccgagtttcacccttcagccaaagatcagacaggttcataaaacaaaacgagactaaagggcacagcccagaggcaaggactagaaagcaggag comes from Elephas maximus indicus isolate mEleMax1 chromosome 7, mEleMax1 primary haplotype, whole genome shotgun sequence and encodes:
- the CAPN5 gene encoding calpain-5, whose amino-acid sequence is MLSCVKPYEDQNYSALKQACLRRKVLFEDPHFPATDDSLYYKGALGPTVTWKRPKDICKDPRLFVDGISSHDLHQGQVGNCWFVAACSSLASRESLWQKVIPDWKEQEWDPEKPSAYAGIFHFHFWRFGEWVDVVIDDRLPTVNNQLIYCHSSSLNEFWCALVEKAYAKLAGCYQALDGGNTADALVDFTGGVSEPIDLTEDDFANDEAKRNELFERMLKVHSRGGLISASIKAVTAADMEARLACGLVKGHAYAITDVRKVHLGHGLLAFFKSEKLDMIRLRNPWGEREWNGPWSDTSEEWQKVSKSEREKMGVTVQDDGEFWMTFEDVCRYFTDIIKCRLINTSHLSIHKTWEEAQLRGTWTKHEDPQLNRSGGCINHRNTFFQNPQYIFDIKKPEDEVLICIQQRPRRSTRREGKGENLAIGFNVYKVEENRQYRMHSLQHQAASSIYINSRSVFLRTDQPEGRYVIIPTTFEPGHTGEFLLRVFTDVPSNCQELRLDKPPHSCWSSLCGYPQLMTQVHVLGAFGLTDSPTGANSYVIIKCEGDKVRSTVQKGTSKPEYNVKGIFYRKKPGQPITVQVWNHRVLKDEFLGQVHLKADPDDVQALHTLSLQDGNSQESGIIAVKVLSSASLTAV